Proteins encoded by one window of Phosphitispora fastidiosa:
- a CDS encoding type II toxin-antitoxin system RelE/ParE family toxin: protein MLPIVFLSPAEKYFKKLKDKKLKKKYESALMEIRKNPDYGDRKTGDLAGILGCDVYHNRANYEIAYYLAENEKGELVVVVMAGTRENFWDAIKKYMK from the coding sequence ATGCTACCGATTGTCTTTTTGAGCCCTGCTGAAAAATACTTCAAAAAGCTTAAAGACAAAAAGCTAAAGAAAAAGTATGAATCTGCTTTAATGGAAATCCGGAAAAATCCTGATTACGGCGACCGTAAAACTGGTGATTTAGCAGGCATTTTAGGATGTGATGTATATCATAACAGAGCAAATTATGAAATAGCCTATTACTTAGCAGAAAACGAAAAAGGCGAGCTGGTAGTAGTAGTCATGGCCGGAACAAGAGAAAACTTTTGGGATGCTATAAAAAAGTATATGAAATGA
- a CDS encoding cytochrome c3 family protein — protein MRKIILAAVLILFTVILPSEAAYAAHSDIGDRTGWDDLYEADGCDDCHGGTAANNSGLHGRYTASSSNCQICHQVHNAGNARLLPAQTVTEVCQFCHDITGTNLAPYFTSDLPDPAYGNDVQASHRVFGALNGFNYNSEYGSPTIPGGDAATGGDAPLNTASQGKLSGTDFTCGSCHSPHGINDNTVDIYLGESAVKETENGLSSGQRRIHLTNRLLKREINGVDTGGTFSAAWCAGCHQGRINKMTVSDGVYSYDHPVNGTGMAYDLLGIGRNNASEWINGSSSAEVINKENVFIDSNPAPAGNADLSFDPRSNKWYVMNDTDPMTGETRPDGSVPYDAENGPVCQQCHANPRDVDTAFWAGFDIKGAGYPSRGTFPHLSTNSALLTEQNGDDFCTNCHNPNNFRI, from the coding sequence GTGCGTAAGATTATTTTAGCTGCTGTCCTGATATTATTTACAGTGATACTGCCTTCAGAGGCCGCTTATGCGGCTCATTCTGACATTGGTGATCGTACCGGCTGGGATGACCTCTACGAGGCCGATGGTTGTGACGACTGCCATGGCGGAACTGCTGCCAATAACTCAGGCTTGCACGGTAGATATACAGCCTCCAGCAGCAACTGCCAGATATGCCACCAGGTCCATAATGCCGGTAATGCGCGGTTGCTGCCGGCGCAGACAGTAACTGAGGTCTGCCAGTTCTGCCATGATATTACCGGAACCAATCTGGCGCCGTACTTTACCAGCGACCTTCCGGACCCTGCCTATGGAAATGATGTTCAGGCCTCTCACCGGGTTTTTGGAGCTTTAAACGGCTTCAATTATAATTCAGAATATGGTTCCCCAACAATTCCCGGCGGTGATGCGGCTACCGGCGGAGACGCCCCGCTAAATACCGCCAGTCAGGGCAAACTATCAGGCACGGACTTTACCTGTGGCAGCTGCCATTCACCACATGGAATTAATGATAATACTGTAGATATTTACCTCGGTGAGTCTGCTGTCAAGGAGACCGAAAATGGCTTAAGCTCAGGACAGAGAAGAATCCACCTGACTAACAGGCTCCTTAAGAGAGAGATAAACGGGGTCGACACCGGCGGAACTTTTAGTGCCGCATGGTGTGCCGGATGTCATCAGGGGCGGATTAATAAGATGACAGTGAGTGACGGAGTATATTCTTATGACCATCCGGTTAATGGGACAGGGATGGCCTATGATCTGCTTGGTATTGGCAGGAATAACGCTTCTGAGTGGATTAATGGTTCAAGTTCTGCAGAAGTGATTAATAAAGAAAATGTGTTTATTGACAGCAATCCCGCCCCGGCAGGAAACGCCGATCTCAGCTTCGACCCGCGGAGCAACAAGTGGTATGTGATGAATGACACTGACCCGATGACCGGTGAAACGCGTCCTGATGGCAGTGTTCCTTATGATGCCGAAAATGGACCTGTTTGCCAGCAGTGCCATGCCAACCCGCGTGATGTCGATACGGCATTTTGGGCAGGATTTGATATAAAAGGAGCCGGTTATCCATCCAGAGGTACTTTTCCACACTTGAGTACCAACAGCGCATTGCTGACTGAGCAAAACGGTGATGACTTCTGCACCAACTGCCACAACCCAAATAATTTCAGGATTTAA
- a CDS encoding fused MFS/spermidine synthase produces the protein MALEIVGGRLLSPFFGGSVYVWGSIIFVFLTALSTGYYAGGIASDKKPSLSVLAGFIALAGILILFIPPLVVPFVKFTFAIGLGNYGTLVVAMLLFFLPSVGLGMVSPYIVKLGIKESSRLGNLVGKFYAVSTVGSIIGTLATTFVLIPWFGIRHIIFALGIILVILAAAILIMNKRLPQTVLVICLLVLSLFAVTTANSKESSQGGKLIYQKETAYNNIRVEDYYNRRYLLFNDTEQSVTDKNQPNVHIWPYTELMDNAAGYYRPDATDMLVIGIGGGTVINSMLTKNPDLFVDAVDIDAEVIKVAYEYFNMPDSPKLQATAGDGRVFLRDKKNRYDVIMVDAYNRTSIPSHLTTREFFTEMASALNPGGIIIFNIVSSIEGDYSTFFKSLLLTSQQVFPEYRLFQAETEDPSDLDNLILIASRDKLGTPDRLANRPEYKGNIDLSKAIVLTDDYAPVDTLALKIMSLY, from the coding sequence ATGGCTTTGGAAATTGTAGGCGGCCGGCTATTGTCGCCGTTTTTCGGAGGTTCTGTCTATGTCTGGGGAAGTATAATTTTCGTTTTTCTGACCGCGCTCAGCACTGGCTACTATGCCGGTGGGATTGCATCTGATAAAAAACCAAGTCTGTCTGTGCTGGCAGGCTTTATCGCTTTGGCTGGCATACTGATTCTGTTTATTCCCCCCCTGGTAGTTCCCTTTGTTAAATTTACTTTTGCTATTGGATTGGGTAATTACGGAACTCTGGTTGTAGCCATGCTGTTATTTTTTTTACCCAGTGTAGGATTGGGAATGGTGTCACCATACATAGTTAAGCTGGGGATAAAAGAATCAAGCCGGCTGGGAAATCTGGTGGGCAAGTTTTATGCAGTTTCAACTGTAGGGAGTATTATCGGTACCCTGGCAACCACATTTGTGCTGATCCCATGGTTTGGCATAAGGCATATTATCTTTGCTTTGGGTATTATCCTGGTTATCTTGGCAGCAGCTATTTTAATAATGAACAAAAGGCTGCCACAGACTGTCCTGGTCATCTGTCTGCTGGTATTATCACTTTTTGCAGTAACAACAGCTAACTCCAAAGAAAGCAGCCAAGGCGGAAAATTGATATACCAAAAAGAGACTGCTTACAATAATATCAGGGTAGAGGACTACTACAACCGTCGATACCTCTTGTTTAATGATACCGAACAGAGTGTTACCGATAAAAATCAGCCAAATGTACATATTTGGCCATATACCGAGCTGATGGATAATGCCGCCGGGTACTACCGGCCAGATGCCACTGATATGCTGGTTATCGGAATAGGAGGCGGTACGGTTATCAACAGTATGCTGACGAAAAACCCCGATCTCTTTGTTGACGCTGTTGACATCGACGCTGAGGTTATTAAAGTGGCATATGAATACTTTAACATGCCTGACAGTCCCAAGCTCCAGGCAACAGCCGGTGATGGCAGAGTCTTCCTGAGAGATAAAAAGAACCGGTATGATGTAATTATGGTTGATGCATATAACCGCACTAGCATTCCCTCACACCTGACCACCAGAGAATTTTTTACTGAGATGGCAAGCGCTTTGAACCCCGGTGGTATCATAATCTTTAATATTGTCAGCAGCATTGAAGGCGATTATAGCACGTTCTTTAAGAGCTTATTGCTTACTTCGCAACAGGTCTTCCCTGAATACCGTCTATTTCAGGCAGAAACAGAAGACCCGTCTGATTTGGATAATTTAATCCTGATTGCCTCAAGGGATAAACTGGGTACGCCAGACCGACTTGCAAACCGGCCCGAATACAAGGGAAATATCGATCTCAGTAAAGCCATAGTGCTGACAGATGATTATGCTCCTGTAGACACTCTGGCATTAAAAATTATGTCACTTTACTAA
- a CDS encoding YkvA family protein: MGWLDQQVSRRLVMLLNLPKSVPLVWNLVWDKRVKWTAKLVFPGAALAYFLLPYDLIPDWIPLLGQLDDLTVMFLLMERFISMIPDYIVNQY, translated from the coding sequence ATGGGATGGCTTGACCAGCAGGTTTCCAGGAGGCTGGTGATGCTGCTGAACTTACCGAAATCTGTTCCCCTGGTATGGAATCTTGTCTGGGATAAGAGGGTCAAATGGACAGCCAAGCTGGTCTTCCCGGGAGCGGCCCTAGCATATTTCCTGCTGCCCTATGACCTGATTCCTGACTGGATTCCTCTCCTGGGACAGCTTGATGACCTGACAGTGATGTTCTTATTAATGGAACGTTTTATTTCTATGATTCCGGATTATATAGTAAATCAGTATTAA
- a CDS encoding exoribonuclease R yields MLDELQFTDARKDFTSMYNKVFNSYKPMIIKRKQAEEVLLLRTDLQKMLLSNFSLKPEVLNEEDGSVTLALDILEMYVNAETLDKAIIDLVQDLKDYAQDYIGRSQLFLNAPNRRPHFPYVLRILLCENDEEIRSLLET; encoded by the coding sequence ATGTTAGATGAACTTCAATTTACCGATGCGCGAAAAGACTTTACTTCTATGTATAACAAAGTGTTTAACAGTTATAAGCCTATGATAATTAAACGCAAGCAAGCCGAAGAAGTGCTTTTGCTCAGAACCGATCTTCAGAAAATGCTTTTGTCTAATTTTTCCTTGAAGCCAGAAGTATTGAACGAGGAAGACGGTTCAGTAACCTTAGCTCTAGACATTCTAGAAATGTATGTTAATGCTGAAACTCTTGATAAAGCTATTATTGATTTAGTTCAAGACCTTAAAGACTATGCCCAAGACTATATTGGCCGTTCACAACTGTTTCTAAATGCCCCCAACCGCCGTCCCCACTTTCCATATGTGTTACGAATCCTACTTTGTGAGAATGACGAAGAAATTCGTAGTTTACTGGAGACATAA
- a CDS encoding type II toxin-antitoxin system RelB/DinJ family antitoxin yields MAKSSNLYIRVEPDVKEQAEKVFNGLGISMSNAVGLFLKQVVINQAIPFDLKLAPSKIKSFDSLTEAELDTEIEKGFTDYLANKGRPVKEVFSDIRKGLGV; encoded by the coding sequence GTGGCTAAGTCTTCGAATCTCTATATACGTGTCGAACCCGATGTAAAAGAACAGGCTGAAAAAGTATTTAACGGATTAGGAATTTCAATGTCAAATGCAGTAGGACTTTTCTTAAAGCAGGTAGTTATTAATCAAGCAATCCCCTTTGACCTAAAACTTGCACCGTCAAAAATTAAATCTTTTGATTCTTTGACTGAAGCGGAGCTTGATACTGAAATAGAGAAAGGGTTCACAGACTATTTGGCAAACAAAGGGCGCCCCGTAAAAGAAGTATTTTCTGACATTCGAAAAGGACTTGGTGTATGA
- a CDS encoding AbrB/MazE/SpoVT family DNA-binding domain-containing protein, protein MSIGPSDPGRRFVDSKRISVSKKRQITIPQRFYDSLNIGQEVECIMTNSEIIIRPVKQETEFAEEILKDLIAKGFQGEQLLDEFKKTRSQIRPAIQKMFEEAELIAKNNNGSGDDKMKEMFSGRED, encoded by the coding sequence ATGTCAATTGGTCCGTCAGACCCAGGAAGACGCTTCGTAGATTCTAAGAGGATTAGCGTATCAAAGAAACGTCAGATTACTATTCCTCAAAGGTTTTATGACAGCCTCAATATCGGTCAAGAAGTTGAATGTATTATGACGAACTCTGAAATTATCATTAGACCAGTAAAACAAGAAACCGAATTTGCCGAAGAAATACTAAAAGACCTAATTGCCAAAGGATTTCAGGGTGAACAACTGCTTGATGAGTTCAAAAAAACCCGTTCGCAGATCAGACCTGCGATACAAAAAATGTTTGAAGAAGCCGAACTTATCGCTAAAAACAATAATGGCTCTGGAGACGACAAGATGAAAGAAATGTTCTCGGGCAGGGAGGATTAG
- a CDS encoding type 1 glutamine amidotransferase, protein MLLVLNCLVEDESADEFDMAMSILLKNTNCVYQTYRASQTESIADLHRYSHLLISGSEASALDDNSWDELLVTTIDRFITDKKPVLGICYGHQFLARTIVGKECLKKRELPEIGWAKIYNCSNELFRSVNDAVSVVLHYDEVAYLTDDFRIIASSQSCPIHSYQYKDLPVWGIQFHPEYNLELSKEIFELFSKTEPKFDQSFINDLDKESDLENITKVIKNFINVKETGGSR, encoded by the coding sequence ATGCTGCTGGTTTTAAATTGTCTTGTTGAAGATGAAAGTGCAGATGAATTTGATATGGCCATGTCAATACTGCTTAAGAACACTAATTGCGTTTACCAAACTTATAGAGCCAGTCAAACAGAAAGTATCGCAGATTTACATCGGTATTCCCATCTTCTGATATCAGGTTCTGAGGCCTCAGCTTTAGACGATAATTCATGGGATGAATTACTGGTTACAACCATTGACCGCTTTATTACAGACAAAAAGCCTGTTTTAGGTATTTGTTACGGGCATCAATTCCTTGCCAGAACAATTGTTGGTAAAGAATGTCTTAAGAAAAGAGAACTGCCGGAAATAGGGTGGGCTAAGATTTACAACTGTTCCAATGAGTTGTTTAGAAGCGTAAATGATGCAGTGAGTGTTGTCTTACATTATGATGAAGTAGCGTATTTAACTGACGATTTTCGGATAATTGCTTCCTCTCAATCTTGTCCGATTCACTCTTACCAGTATAAAGACCTCCCAGTCTGGGGAATCCAATTTCACCCCGAATACAATTTAGAACTGTCAAAGGAAATATTTGAGTTGTTTTCTAAAACTGAGCCAAAATTTGATCAGAGTTTCATTAACGATTTGGATAAGGAAAGTGACCTGGAAAATATTACAAAAGTCATTAAGAATTTTATCAATGTTAAGGAAACAGGTGGAAGCCGGTGA
- a CDS encoding tetratricopeptide repeat protein has product MSDLSVKQQKKTSVPILVIILVLLAANIVMGFLTVKKYIAKEPTVDPQVVQLKSYLEKVNANPTDLNSRLQLAYTLQMMNKYDEAKEQYMEVLKIEEGNLAANYNLGVMAQKEEKFSEAEEYYQKVLKLKANHVIAAIGLGETYLTQGKYDDAIITADKVLELEPGKTDLHLLKARAYEQKGDPEKAAEQYNRVLEYIPDDPEAVEGLERLK; this is encoded by the coding sequence TTGTCTGATTTATCGGTAAAACAGCAGAAAAAAACATCTGTTCCGATTCTGGTTATAATTTTGGTTTTGCTGGCAGCTAATATAGTGATGGGATTTCTTACTGTTAAAAAGTATATTGCCAAGGAACCCACTGTTGACCCTCAAGTAGTACAACTCAAAAGCTATTTGGAAAAAGTCAATGCTAACCCCACTGACCTAAACAGCAGGTTACAGTTGGCTTATACCCTGCAAATGATGAATAAGTATGACGAGGCTAAAGAGCAGTACATGGAGGTTCTCAAAATTGAAGAAGGCAACCTGGCAGCCAACTATAACCTTGGGGTCATGGCCCAAAAGGAAGAAAAGTTTTCCGAGGCTGAGGAGTATTACCAAAAGGTTTTAAAATTAAAAGCTAATCATGTTATTGCTGCCATCGGTCTTGGGGAAACTTACCTGACTCAGGGGAAATATGATGATGCTATCATAACTGCCGACAAGGTTTTGGAATTGGAACCTGGCAAGACCGATTTACACCTGCTTAAAGCCAGGGCTTATGAACAAAAGGGAGATCCCGAAAAGGCGGCAGAACAGTACAATAGGGTTCTTGAATACATACCTGATGATCCGGAAGCAGTTGAGGGACTGGAACGACTGAAGTAG
- a CDS encoding type II toxin-antitoxin system RelE/ParE family toxin, which produces MKEYEVIITPEAEKDLQNIFRYIALELLEPRIAMNLCDTIEQEILKLNTLPDRHTLYKKEPWLSRGLRFFPTSNYLVFYIVRDSDSTVHILRIMYSGRNVQERL; this is translated from the coding sequence ATGAAAGAATACGAAGTAATCATTACGCCCGAAGCAGAAAAGGATCTTCAGAATATTTTTAGGTATATCGCTTTGGAATTATTAGAGCCAAGAATAGCTATGAATCTATGTGACACAATTGAACAGGAGATATTAAAATTAAACACCTTGCCAGACAGACACACTCTTTACAAGAAAGAACCTTGGCTTTCAAGAGGATTAAGATTCTTTCCTACCAGCAATTATCTTGTATTTTATATCGTTAGAGATTCTGACAGTACAGTACATATTCTACGCATAATGTATAGCGGACGAAATGTTCAAGAACGATTATAA
- a CDS encoding DUF1294 domain-containing protein, whose protein sequence is MKLIYTILIIVNICGFITMAYDKFRAKSGGRRIPEINFFITSVLGGAAGVFLGMRIFRHKTKHYSFVIGIPILFGLNILSAYLFFQVFS, encoded by the coding sequence GTGAAATTAATATATACTATTTTGATTATCGTAAATATTTGCGGATTTATTACTATGGCTTATGACAAGTTTCGGGCTAAAAGCGGGGGGCGGCGTATTCCGGAAATTAATTTTTTCATTACCTCAGTGCTGGGCGGAGCTGCCGGAGTTTTTTTAGGCATGAGGATATTTCGGCACAAAACCAAGCATTATTCCTTTGTAATCGGAATTCCAATTCTATTTGGATTAAACATTTTAAGCGCTTATTTATTTTTTCAAGTATTTTCTTAA
- a CDS encoding cytochrome c3 family protein — protein MRKITLVAVMAVCMVLLTAGAALAAHGDSGDRTGYAEAGGCSGCHPTGVDKHTFGPHGGYTSTSNKCQLCHEVHDAGSARLLPGQTVTDACQHCHDITGTDTAPYYASDLPSPAYGSDVKAAHRVFGTIEGTVFNDVYGSTTIPGGDATSGGDSELDVTGQGALSGTDFTCNSCHTPHAIAGNTVGIYLGESHVKATTKDLQATELKLYLTNRILKRTVNGVDTGGTYGTEWCAGCHQGRDNMGDAFNHPVDESGLGYDMLGAALPAGATWLNSSDEATVVDKAYLFVDTAGLNGIADLDVDPRTNMWYAMEGTDPVNGDAVRPDGFVPFADYDDGLGPSCQQCHASPRNVDGAFWAGLDTAGDGAPSRGTFPHLSTNTALLVESGDDFCTNCHNLNLP, from the coding sequence ATGCGAAAAATTACTTTAGTTGCTGTAATGGCTGTTTGCATGGTTTTATTGACAGCAGGAGCCGCCCTGGCTGCTCACGGCGACAGTGGTGACCGTACCGGTTACGCTGAAGCAGGTGGATGTAGCGGGTGCCACCCTACCGGTGTTGACAAGCACACCTTTGGACCGCACGGCGGGTATACCTCCACCAGTAACAAGTGCCAGTTGTGCCATGAGGTTCACGATGCCGGCAGTGCACGCTTATTGCCTGGTCAGACAGTTACAGATGCCTGCCAGCATTGCCACGACATTACCGGAACTGATACAGCTCCGTATTATGCCAGTGATCTTCCGAGTCCGGCTTACGGTTCAGATGTTAAGGCAGCCCACAGGGTATTTGGTACTATAGAAGGCACTGTATTCAATGATGTTTACGGTTCTACCACAATCCCTGGCGGTGATGCCACCAGCGGTGGTGACAGTGAACTTGATGTAACCGGTCAGGGCGCCCTTTCCGGGACTGACTTCACCTGTAACAGCTGCCATACACCTCATGCGATTGCCGGCAATACTGTTGGTATTTACCTTGGCGAGTCTCATGTCAAAGCCACTACAAAAGATTTACAGGCTACGGAGTTGAAGCTTTACCTCACTAACCGGATCCTCAAGAGAACCGTTAACGGTGTCGATACCGGCGGTACATACGGTACCGAATGGTGTGCCGGTTGTCATCAAGGTCGTGATAACATGGGTGATGCCTTTAACCACCCGGTTGACGAGTCCGGTCTTGGCTATGATATGTTAGGCGCTGCTTTACCTGCCGGTGCAACCTGGCTTAACAGTTCAGATGAGGCAACGGTTGTTGACAAAGCTTATCTGTTTGTTGATACCGCAGGTCTGAATGGAATTGCTGACCTTGATGTAGATCCACGGACCAATATGTGGTATGCAATGGAAGGTACAGACCCGGTAAATGGTGATGCTGTCCGTCCTGACGGATTTGTTCCGTTCGCTGATTATGACGACGGCCTCGGTCCTAGCTGTCAGCAGTGCCATGCCAGTCCGCGTAACGTGGATGGGGCCTTCTGGGCAGGTTTAGACACAGCAGGTGATGGCGCTCCATCAAGAGGTACTTTCCCACACTTAAGTACCAACACAGCTCTGCTGGTGGAATCAGGTGATGACTTCTGCACCAACTGCCATAACTTGAACTTACCATAA
- a CDS encoding cytochrome c3 family protein, with the protein MTGIWPKIKKIKLKSRTKLLMALVLCITVIPWFSFEALEYIEQPGFCSKCHSMTPHFSSWAKSGHSQVNCYNCHGDTKLKLQMDDAAKVGEKYTLSRDILTTNKAVKVFGKIIDWMSGYAEVISDYTDKKNKQLTFLFDMYTDTSDDVNKQRSWNSCVNCHEGFLFSRTGNDHYGHFKHTGSGVITCRQCHGNLVHEQKAEISREACLNCHDKEIPKPPSHVPDSFKLSHGKDYLTEKNCSLCHVQGIQEPICQDCHKLAMPHPENYREGHIPAIAETGVRTCFNCHQEDFDEQPSESAQPSASNPLDRASCSVCHGVKMPHTGDVLKEHTGLAKRSGLKSCSYCHQTSPGQKDMAVACTDCHGMEVPHPQGFQYKHKEVVAAKGQGVCSYCHSPKNPINPGAPWASPKFCLDCHMKNKPHDPGFKAEHQLGFYDRNRCSTCHPTENHCYECHFGE; encoded by the coding sequence ATGACAGGCATTTGGCCAAAAATAAAAAAAATAAAATTAAAGTCACGTACCAAGCTACTAATGGCATTAGTACTATGCATCACGGTTATTCCCTGGTTTTCATTTGAGGCTCTTGAATACATAGAGCAGCCCGGATTTTGCAGCAAGTGCCATTCTATGACTCCCCATTTCAGTTCATGGGCTAAGTCAGGCCACAGTCAGGTCAATTGCTACAATTGTCATGGAGACACGAAACTGAAGCTGCAGATGGATGATGCCGCTAAGGTTGGAGAGAAATATACTCTTTCCAGGGATATACTCACAACCAACAAGGCAGTCAAAGTTTTTGGTAAAATCATTGACTGGATGTCTGGGTATGCTGAGGTTATTTCCGATTATACAGACAAAAAAAATAAGCAGCTAACGTTTCTTTTTGACATGTATACAGATACTTCTGACGATGTCAACAAACAGCGTTCCTGGAATAGCTGTGTCAATTGCCACGAGGGTTTCCTTTTTTCTCGTACGGGAAATGACCATTACGGCCATTTTAAGCACACTGGAAGTGGAGTGATTACCTGCCGGCAGTGTCACGGAAACCTGGTGCATGAACAGAAGGCTGAGATTAGCAGGGAAGCATGTCTTAACTGCCATGACAAAGAAATTCCCAAACCTCCGTCACACGTCCCGGATTCTTTTAAATTAAGTCACGGCAAGGATTACCTGACAGAAAAGAATTGCAGCCTGTGTCATGTTCAGGGTATTCAGGAACCCATTTGTCAGGATTGTCACAAATTAGCGATGCCACATCCGGAAAACTACCGGGAAGGCCATATACCCGCCATAGCAGAGACCGGGGTGAGAACATGTTTTAACTGTCATCAGGAGGATTTTGATGAGCAACCGTCAGAATCGGCACAACCGTCCGCTTCCAACCCTTTGGACAGAGCATCGTGCAGTGTTTGTCACGGGGTCAAGATGCCCCATACAGGTGATGTGTTAAAAGAGCATACAGGGCTGGCAAAAAGGTCCGGGCTGAAGAGTTGTTCATACTGCCATCAAACATCTCCGGGGCAAAAAGACATGGCTGTAGCCTGTACAGACTGCCACGGGATGGAAGTTCCGCATCCACAGGGCTTTCAATATAAGCATAAGGAGGTGGTTGCGGCAAAAGGTCAGGGTGTGTGCAGCTACTGTCACTCTCCAAAGAACCCGATTAATCCGGGAGCGCCATGGGCAAGTCCGAAATTCTGTCTGGACTGCCATATGAAGAATAAGCCTCATGACCCCGGCTTTAAAGCTGAACACCAGTTGGGGTTCTATGACCGCAACAGGTGCAGTACATGTCATCCGACGGAGAATCACTGTTATGAATGTCATTTTGGGGAGTGA